In one window of Thunnus thynnus chromosome 23, fThuThy2.1, whole genome shotgun sequence DNA:
- the dclre1c gene encoding protein artemis: MSSFAGRMKEYPTVSLDRFDRENLHARAYFLSHCHKDHMKGLKGPILKRKLQFSRTVRLYCSFVTKELLLSNPKYAFWEEYIVPLELESPTQISLVDEASGEKEDIVVTLLPAGHCPGSVMFLFEGSQGNVLYTGDFRLAAGDASRIEHLHSGSRVKDIQTIYLDSTFYDPRFYQIPTREVCLNGISELVGNWISQSSYHVVWLNCKAAYGYEYLFTNLGEQFNTQIHVKNLAMFKKMPEILSYVTTDRRTQIHACRHPKDEEFFQGNRLPCGCKASDGTPLRIISIKPSTMWFGERMKKTNVIIKTGGSSFRACFSFHSSYSEIKDFLSYLQPVNIYPSVIPMGRTLTEVTQMLKLMCRNWSDQTAFIYKPLGVLKRTMAERPTHDSDSDDGLFDGLDLAPVRKKMGLNPEIENVKAPLKTAPPVSVAESLPLTVTDSQPVARNYVDCTESNDEEEDGDDEEEEEEGKGDTNQTKEEVNMTINESEKNKEPEKKKTEVEGCGSSNPPQWEDFFTTEMLSDSQNSLNSQPQSCCSVTSPSPSVMTGSQTPDLFSDNEENPDTNENFSLTLSASLSNHSSQNQDLPDTLILQPEQRGREQGDLRTDTMSQEMESDSQKVQSEPEELSESQVSSDFDIPCTPESKMPRPDELSQLYRKLASGEEVVIRKGSQGFA, translated from the exons ATGAGTTCATTTGCAGGTCGAATGAAGGAGTATCCTACAGTTTCCCTGGACCGGTTCGACCGGGAGAATTTACATGCCAGGGCATATTTCCTCTCCCACTGTCACAAAG ATCACATGAAAGGACTGAAAGGACCAATACTGAAGAGAAAACTGCAGTTCAG TCGAACAGTCAGGCTGTACTGCTCCTTCGTGACCAAAGAGCTTCTGCTGAGCAATCCCAAATATGCTTTCTGGGAGGAATACATT GTTCCTTTAGAGCTGGAGAGCCCAACTCAGATTTCTCTGGTGGATGAGGCATCAGGAGAG aaagAAGATATTGTGGTAACATTGCTTCCTGCGGGCCACTGTCCCGGCTCTGTTAT GTTCCTGTTTGAGGGTTCCCAGGGAAACGTGTTGTATACTGGAGACTTCAGGTTGGCTGCTGGAGACGCCTCGAGAATAGAACATCTGCACTCTGGCAGCAG AGTGAAGGATATTCAGACTATTTATCTGGACTCCACCTTCTATGATCCACGATTCTACCAAATTCCTACTCGA gaggttTGTCTGAACGGTATCTCAGAGCTGGTTGGAAACTGGATCAGTCAGAGTTCGTATCACGTCGTGTGGCTCAACTGTAAAGCTGCGTACGGATACGAATACCTGTTTACAAACCTGGGAGAGCAGTTCAacacacag ATCCACGTGAAGAATCTGGCGATGTTCAAGAAGATGCCGGAGATCCTGAGCTACGTCACGACCGACCGCAGGACGCAGATCCATGCGTGTCGACACCCTAAG gaTGAGGAGTTTTTCCAAGGCAACAGGCTGCCGTGTGGCTGTAAGGCCTCTGACGGGACTCCTCTTCGCATCATCAGCATCAAACCGTCCACCATGTGGTTCggagagagaatgaagaaaACCAACGTTATAATAAA gACAGGAGGCAGTTCCTTCAGAGCCTGCTTCAGTTTCCACTCCTCCTACTCAGAG ATCAAAGACTTCCTCTCTTACCTCCAGCCAGTCAACATCTACCCCAGTGTTATCCCTATGGGTCGGACGTTAACTGAGGTTACACAGAT GTTGAAGCTGATGTGCAGGAATTGGTCTGATCAAACAGCGTTCATATACAAACCTCTGGGAGTCCTCAAACGCACCATGGCGGAGCGACCTACCCatg ATTCAGACAGCGATGACGGGCTGTTTGACGGGCTGGATCTGGCACCAGTGAGGAAGAAGATGGGACTGAACCCAGAAATAGAAAATG TGAAAGCTCCTCTGAAAACAGCGCCTCCTGTGTCTGTGGCTGAGTCTCTACCTCTGACGGTCACAGACTCGCAGCCTGTTGCACGTAACTATGTGGACTGCACCGAGTCcaatgatgaagaggaggatggtgatgatgaggaggaggaggaggagggaaaaggggATACAAACCAGACGAAGGAGGAGGTGAACATGACGATAAATGAAAGCGAGAAGAATAAAGAACCTGAGAAAAAGAAGACTGAGGTCGAAGGATGCGGCTCCTCTAATCCTCCGCAGTGGGAGGACTTCTTCACCACGGAGATGCTGAGTGACAGCCAGAACAGCCTCAACAGCCAACCACAATCCTGCTGCTCTGTCACGAGCCCCTCCCCCTCCGTCATGACCGGTTCCCAGACTCCAGATCTGTTCAGCGATAACGAAGAAAACCCGGACACCAACGAAAACTTCAGTCTGACCCTGTCCGCCTCTCTGTCAAATCATTCCTCCCAGAACCAGGACTTACCCGACACTTTGATCCTCCAACCAGAGCAGAGGGGGCGGGAACAAGGAGATTTAAGGACCGATACGATGTCTCAGGAGATGGAGAGCGACAGCCAAAAGGTCCAGTCCGAGCCGGAGGAGCTCTCGGAGTCCCAGGTGTCGTCGGACTTTGATATTCCCTGCACGCCAGAGTCGAAAATGCCACGACCGGATGAACTGTCGCAGCTGTACAGGAAGCTGGCGTCAGGAGAGGAAGTGGTCATCAGAAAGGGAAGTCAGGGCTTTGCGTGA
- the meig1 gene encoding meiosis expressed gene 1 protein homolog, translating into MACITDNNSKPKSMSKAREWTVEVENLFRFQQAGYRDELEYIQVKQGALIEKWPDSGFVKKLQRRDDTFFYYSRKRECQDLDVHKVRVYAY; encoded by the exons ATGGCCTGTATTACTGATAACAACTCCAAGCCAAAGTCCATGAGCAAAGCCAGAGAATGGACTGTCGAGGTGGAAAACCTGTTCAGATTTCAACAAGCAGGTTACAGAGACGAACTGGAGTACATACAAGTCAAACAGGGGGCTTTG aTTGAGAAGTGGCCAGACAGCGGCTTTGTGAAGAAGCTCCAACGTCGAGATGACACATTTTTCTACTACAGCAGGAAGAGAGAATGTCAGGACCTTGATGTCCACAAAGTCAGAGTTTATGCGTACTAA
- the si:dkey-261e22.4 gene encoding overexpressed in colon carcinoma 1 protein homolog isoform X2 — protein MGCGNSSPTYTNNNNSSSSSSTGGRAESSSKGSEDSVPDDDKRKNYGGVYVGLPTDLSNIPQVQIGSLRGVTEE, from the exons ATGGGATGTGGAAATTCCTCTCCAACCTAcaccaacaataacaacagcagcagcagcagcagcacaggag GTCGTGCTGAGTCTTCATCAAAAGG atCAGAAGACTCTGTGCCAGATGACGACAAACGGAA GAATTATGGAGGCGTCTACGTGGGTTTGCCTACAGACCTGAGCAACATTCCTCAAGTACAGATAGGATCACTAagag GTGTGACAGAAGAATGA
- the si:dkey-261e22.4 gene encoding overexpressed in colon carcinoma 1 protein homolog isoform X1, translating to MGCGNSSPTYTNNNNSSSSSSTGGRAESSSKGSEDSVPDDDKRKNYGGVYVGLPTDLSNIPQVQIGSLRENERDSLRKPLWGNSL from the exons ATGGGATGTGGAAATTCCTCTCCAACCTAcaccaacaataacaacagcagcagcagcagcagcacaggag GTCGTGCTGAGTCTTCATCAAAAGG atCAGAAGACTCTGTGCCAGATGACGACAAACGGAA GAATTATGGAGGCGTCTACGTGGGTTTGCCTACAGACCTGAGCAACATTCCTCAAGTACAGATAGGATCACTAagag agaatgagagagacTCCCTCAGGAAGCCGCTGTGGGGGAACAGCCTCTAA